Proteins encoded in a region of the Acidobacteriota bacterium genome:
- the serS gene encoding serine--tRNA ligase yields the protein MLDPVYVRERANEVEARLRSRGPDPARELAELAALEAERRRLIPLVENLKREQNSAGEAVARAKKEGRDASEILAGNKARAAEIREHEAALTDVEARRDALLLVLPNLPHESVPVGASSADNVEVKRWGTPRAFGFEPKPHWDVGVGLGILDFERATRMSGARFSVLLGAGARLERALINFMIELHTREHGYREAEPPFLVNRAALTGTGNLPKFEPDLFKIAGEWDLFLIPTAEVPLTNLHREEILDGRALPLKYTAYTPCFRSEAGSYGADVRGLIRQHQFDKVELVKITTAEQSHDELEALTRNAETVLERLELPYRRVLLCTGDMGFASAKTYDLEVWLPSQGTYREISSCSNTEAFQARRAGIRYRPDGAGKAQFAHTLNGSGLAVGRTLVAILENYQDADGSVVVPPALRPYMGGLERIEAGM from the coding sequence GCGTGCGAACGAGGTCGAGGCGCGGCTGCGGTCTCGCGGCCCCGATCCGGCGCGCGAGCTGGCGGAGCTGGCCGCGCTCGAGGCCGAGCGCCGGCGGCTGATTCCGCTCGTCGAAAACCTCAAGCGCGAGCAGAACAGCGCGGGCGAGGCCGTCGCGCGCGCCAAGAAGGAGGGCCGCGACGCCTCGGAGATCCTCGCCGGGAACAAGGCGCGCGCGGCGGAGATCCGCGAGCACGAGGCGGCGCTGACCGACGTCGAGGCGCGGCGGGATGCGTTGCTGCTCGTGCTGCCGAACCTGCCTCACGAGTCCGTGCCGGTGGGCGCCTCGTCGGCCGACAACGTCGAGGTCAAGCGATGGGGCACGCCGCGGGCGTTCGGATTCGAGCCGAAGCCGCACTGGGACGTCGGCGTCGGCCTCGGGATCCTCGACTTCGAGCGCGCGACGCGGATGTCGGGCGCGCGCTTCTCCGTGCTGCTCGGCGCGGGCGCGCGGCTCGAGCGGGCGCTCATCAACTTCATGATCGAGCTGCACACGCGCGAGCACGGCTACCGGGAGGCCGAGCCGCCGTTCCTCGTCAACCGCGCGGCGCTGACCGGCACGGGGAACCTGCCGAAGTTCGAGCCGGATCTCTTCAAGATCGCCGGCGAGTGGGATCTCTTCCTGATCCCGACGGCCGAAGTGCCGCTGACGAACCTCCACCGCGAGGAGATCCTCGACGGCCGCGCGCTGCCGCTGAAGTACACGGCGTACACGCCGTGCTTCCGCAGCGAAGCCGGGTCGTACGGCGCCGACGTGCGCGGCCTGATCCGGCAGCACCAGTTCGACAAGGTCGAGCTCGTGAAGATCACGACGGCCGAGCAGTCGCACGACGAGCTCGAGGCGCTCACGCGCAACGCCGAAACCGTGCTCGAGCGCCTGGAGCTGCCGTACCGGCGCGTGCTGCTCTGCACGGGCGACATGGGGTTCGCGTCGGCGAAGACGTACGACCTCGAGGTGTGGCTGCCGAGCCAGGGCACGTACCGTGAGATCTCGTCGTGCAGCAACACCGAAGCGTTCCAGGCGCGCCGCGCCGGCATCCGCTACCGGCCGGACGGCGCCGGCAAGGCCCAGTTCGCGCACACGCTGAACGGATCGGGTCTCGCCGTCGGCCGCACGCTCGTCGCGATCCTCGAGAACTACCAGGACGCGGACGGCTCGGTCGTCGTCCCGCCAGCGCTCCGGCCGTACATGGGAGGGTTGGAGCGGATCGAGGCCGGGATGTAG